Sequence from the Pseudomonas sp. LS.1a genome:
ACAGCCAGGTCCTGGATGAAGCTGATGGCATGCATGGCGTGATACTCCTTTTTCTCGTCCGTTGCTGGATGCCTGGGCAGACCGCTCCTCTGCCAAGGCAACCCTGAGCGAGCAGCAAGTACATACTGTTTTGAATGCAGGAAAGGCCCATGTTGCATGGGCGTAGTCAGGTTAACATCGCACCCCGCCGCAAAAAGGCGGTGCAATATGCAGAAACAGATCGGCTGGAAAAGCGCCGCTGATGGCATGATCGGCGTGACGATGGAGCGTCAGCCAACGTCCCGTATCAGGAAGGCAAATTCAAAAGAGGGGAACAGAAGTGTCTGCAGATAATACCCCCCATTCGCCCGATTCAGCGCAACCTCACCGTGAGCACACTATGGAACCTGGAAACGCCCAGCTGAGCATGACCGTCCTGATGACCCCGGACATGGCCAACTTTTCTGGCAACGTACATGGCGGCACCCTGCTCAAGTACCTCGACGAAGTGGCCTATGCGTGCGCCAGCCGCTATGCCGGCAGTTATGTGGTCACCTTGTCGGTCGACCAGGTGATCTTCCGCGAGCCGGTGCACGTGGGCGAACTGGTGACCTTCCTGGCGTCGGTCAACTACACCGGCAACACCTCGATGGAGGTAGGCATCAAGGTGGTGACCGAGAACATCCGCGAGCGCTCGGTACGCCATTCCAACAGCTGCTTCTTCACCATGGTCGCGGTCGACGACAACCGTCGCCCGGTGCCGGTGCCGCCACGCCAGCCGCAAAGCAGCGAAGAAAAGCGCCGCTTCCTGCAGGGCCAGCAGCGCCGACAGATCCGCCAGGAACTGGAAAAGCGCTACCAGGACCTGAAAACCGACGCCATTTAAAGCGCCAGCAGCTGTGCCTCGAAGCGCACCCGTGGGTGCGCGATGCGGTCCTGGGCCCGCACCAGTTGCAGCTCGTAGCTGGCGCAGGCCTGGGTTTCCAGCAGCACTTCGTGCACGGCTGCAGCGGTGAACTCGAACGCCTGCACCCAGCTGTCGCCGAGCAGCACGCGGGCCAGGAACAGGCCTGAGGTCAGGTCACCCACCCCCACCGGCTGCCGTGGGAACGCCAGCAGCGGGCGACGCAGGTGCCAGCTGTGCTCGGCAGTCACCAGCAGCATCTCGAACTGGTCCTCGGCACGCCCGGGGTAAGCCAGGTGCTTGACCAGCACCACCTGCGGCCCGCGCTGCAGCAGGCTACGGGCCATGTTCACACAGTCCTCCAGCGACTGCGCCCGGCGCCCACAGAAGCTGTCCAGCTCCAGCTGGTTGGGGCACAGGATGTCAGCCGTGGCGGCCGCCTCGTCGAGCAGGAACTCGCTGACTTCCGCTGGCACGATGCAGCCCTTCTCCGGGTGCCCCATGACCGGGTCGCACAGGTACAAGGCCTTTGGGTTTACTGCCTTGATCCGCTCGACGCCGGCCAGAATCGCCCGCCCTTGTTCGGCACTGCCCAGGTAGCCGGACAGCACCGCGTCGCAGTGGCCCAGCTCGCCGATGTTGGAAATGCCTTCCACCAACGCAGGAATTTGCGCCGGGGCAAGCACTTCACCCGCCCACTGGCCATACTGTGTGTGATTGGAGAACTGCACGGTATTGAGCGGCCACACATTGACCCCGATACGCTGCATGGGAAACACCGCGGCGCTGTTGCCGGCGTGGCCGAACACCACATGGGACTGGATGGCGAGCAGGTGCGGGGTACGTTTCATGCGGGAGGTTTCCAAAGCTGTTTCAGGGATTGTGCGCAGCGCAGTATGAACTCGATTGCCACCTGTACGACAGGCCAGGGACGCAGTTAAGCTGGATCGACCTGTTTGGAGCATATGCAAATGTTGACCCTGGAAAACCTCTTCGTCCTGATGCTGGTCGCCACGGCAGGAGCCTGGTTGTGGCACAACCACGGGTTGCGCGAAAAAGCCCTGGAGCGGGTCAAACAGCATTGCGCCAAGCTCGACCTCGAACTGCTCGACGATGCGGTCGCACTCAAGCGTATCGCCTTTGTCCGTGACGCCAACGGCCGCAAGCGCCTGGCGCGCGTCTACGCCTTCGAATTCACCGTCACCGGCGAGCAGCGCCACCCCGGTACCGTGACCCAGTTCGGCGCCCACAGCGTGCAGATCGAACTGGCGCCCTACCCGTTCGAGATCAAGACCCCGCCCCGCGCCGACAATGTCATCGAGATGCAGCAGTGGCGCCAGGAGCACAACCGCTGGCGCAACTGATCAGCTGACGCGGCATTCGCTCAACCCGGCTTGCAACGCGGGTTGCGATTGCGGCTGATCGAAAATCAGCTCGATGCGAGTATCCCTGCGCCAGTCGCTGGGCTGCCAGGTGGGCATGTCTCCATTCAGGCCATTGAATGATTGCCAACCCTCCACACTGTGGATAACCCCTTTGGCGCGTCGCCACGGCCAGGCACGCAGGAACGCCTGCAGCCGCTGTGGATAAAACTGCTGCCCGGGGTGCCAGCGCCAGCCGATGCTCCAACCCCCCTCTCCCTGCTGGGCAAGACAGATCGGCTGGCCGGGGTCCGCCCATAGCGCTGCCGGTGGATCTACAGGATTGTCGACAATCCTGTTATCCACAAACGAGCTGTCGACAATGCCCTTGGGTATAGTTGGAAGGTCCGAAAAGGGCAGCTTCCCTTGGACGGTCCAGAATATTTTCTTTCCATATAATCTGTTATTTATCAACAACTTATAATCTTCATTCACAGCCTCTGATTTGTTGAAAACAATGCTTTCAGAAGCATCGAACGCCTGCTGTTGAGCCTCCGGAAGCTGCTCGTTGCGGACCATCGACTGCGCATCCACGACCATCAGCAATGGCTGTATTGTCAGCACTCCAGCCCAAGGAGCCTGTTGTAACTGGGCAAGTAACTGCAAGGGATGACCCAGCCCGGACGGCTCGATAAACAACCGGTCAGGCCGGGATTTGCGCAGCAGCCGGCCCAGGCCCACCTGGAACGGCATGCCATTGACGCAGCACAGGCAGCCACCTGCGACCTCGCCGATGGCGATGCCGTCTTCGTCACGGCTGAGCAAGGCGGCATCCAGGCCTACCAGGCCGAATTCGTTGATCAATACAGCCCAGCGCTCATTGGCCGGGCGCTGGGCCAGCAGATGACGGATCAGGGTGGTCTTGCCGGCCCCCAACGGGCCGGCAATCACGTGGGTGGGAATGTTCTGCAGCATGGGTGGCTTCGGGCAATAGTGATGCCTCACTATGCGCCGTCATGCCAGCCAGTCAAGGCTGAGCAACAGGCGCCCCTGCTGGCCCGCGGGCGAACGGTGCACCAGGCCCGCACCTTCGTTGCCCTGCCACTTCTCACCTTTGAGCACCGCCACATCACCAGCTTGCAGGTGCTGGATGTTATCCACAGAAGGTAGGGCTGCGTGTAACTCACCACGTTGACTCCTGTGCTCTTGCAACCACTCGCTGCCCGGACCGGTATAGGTGGTGAGCAGACGCAGCGGCACGTTATCCACATGAAAGCGCGGGCACATGGGGCCAGCCAGTACCCGCAGGCGCAAACCGACCCGCCGCGCACCCACCAGGCAGGTATAAGCTGCCACCAGCCAGGTCACATCGGCCACGAATGCCTCGTAGCCGTGCAAGTCCGCCGCTTCGCGCAACAACTCGGTCAGTACCGGCATGTGCTGCTCGTCCACATCGATGACGCGCTGGTCTGCCAAGGGCTGGCCAAGGCCGACTACCAGCGTGGCAAAGTCCTCCAGCTGCGGCGGCAAACGCCGGCGCCATACCGCCAGGTTCACGCCGTCCTGCAGCACTTCGGTCAGCACCTGCGGTGTCTCGCCGAATACCTGGAAGATATCCACAGGCTTGCGTGCGGGGTTCATGCTGCCGCCTCCTCATGCCATGGGCCGAACGGATCGGGCAGACGCAACCAGCCCATGTGCCCCAAGTCCATTTCCTGATCGGTCAACAGGCATGCATCAAGTGCTGTGGATAATTTTTCGAAGTCGATGTTCTGCCCGATGAACACCAGTTCCTGGCGGCAGTCACCACTCTCGGCAGCCCAGTTTTTCATGATCGCCGCGGTGTTATCCACATCCTGTGGCCACTGCTCGCGCGGCACAAAACGCCACCAGCGGCCCGCCAGGCCATGGCGCATCATGCCGCCCGCCTGCGACCAGCTTCCGGCCTCCTGGTACTTGCTGGCCAACCAGAAAAAACCTTTCGAACGCAGCAGTCGGCCATTGCTCCAGGGCGTGTGGATAAAATCGAAGAAGCGCTGTGGATGAAGCGGACGCCGGGCCTGCCAGGTGGTGGCGGCAATGCCGTACTCTTCGGTCTCCGGCACATGCTCGCCACGTAGCTCCTGCAGCCAGCCCGGTGCCTGGGCAGCCTGGTCGAAGTCGAACAGGCCGGTATCGAGAATGCGCGCCAGCGGCACCTGGCCCATGACCATGGGCACGATCTGCGCCCGGGCATTGAGTCTGCGCAGAATGGCCATGAGCTCTTCGCGCTCGTGCTGGCTGATCAGGTCGATCTTGCTCAGCAACAGCACATCGGCGAACTCGACCTGCTCGATCAACAAGTCACTGATCGAGCGCTCGTCCTCCTCACCCAGGGTTTCGCCACGGCTGGCCAGACTGTCTGCTGCCTGGTAATCACGCAGGAAGTTCAGGCCATCGACCACGGTGACCATGGTGTCCAGCCGCGCCATGTCGGACAGGCTGCGGCCCTGTTCGTCACGGAAGGTGAAGGTCTCGGCCACCGGCAGCGGCTCCGAGATCCCGGTGGACTCGATCAGCAAATAATCGAAACGCCCTTCTTCGGCCAACCGTGCCACTTCCTCGAGCAGGTCTTCCCGCAGCGTGCAGCAGATGCAGCCATTGCTCATCTCCACCAGCTTCTCCTCGGCACGGTTGAGGCTGACGTTGCGCTGCACCTCGCTGGCGTCGATGTTGATTTCGCTCATGTCGTTGACGATGACCGCGACCCGCAGGTTGTCGCGGTTACGCAGCACATGGTTGAGCAAAGTGCTTTTGCCGGCACCAAGGAAGCCGGACAGCACGGTGACAGGGAGACGGTTGGACATGGCGAAACCTCTTCAGGCGAGCGCATTCGAAACGATGCATTGCACAATGTTATAAAGTAACAATACAATTTCGCCAAGCCCGTTCTCGACGGACGCGTGCTCCCCTTCTGTTTGGAATGCCAAATGAACCAGCTCAAGCTCCCCGACATTGCCGCCCAAACCCAGGAATATGCCTTGCCGTTGAACTGGGTGGGTATGTGCGGGATCGCCCTGCCTGTGCAGTTCGAAGGGCGCACGGCGGCTGCAACCGTCGATGCCGGTGTAAGCCTGGTAGACGGCAGCTCACGGGGTATCCATATGTCTCGGCTTTACCTTGCCCTGGCTTCCCTGGAGCATCAGCCCCTGACGCCGCTCGCCATCCGCCAACTGCTGGCTCACTTTCTGAGCAGCCACGAAGGCCTTTCTTCTGCGGCTTATCTGCGCCTGCACTTCGACCATCTGCTGAAAAGGCCAGCCCTGGTCAGCCCATTGGATGGTTGGAAAAGCTATGCGGTAACAGTCGACGCAAGGATGGAAAACGAAATGTTCCACGTGGAACTATCCGTTTCCGTGCCTTACTCGTCGACCTGCCCATGCTCGGCTGCACTTGCACGGCAGCTGATTCAGCAGCAGTTCCAGGCGCATTTCGGCGCTGAGCAGGTCGAAAAATCTGCAGTGCTGCAGTGGCTTGGCAGCGCCGAAGGCATCGTAGCGACGCCCCATAGCCAACGCAGTAGCGCACAAATCCGGGTAAGGCTGCGCAGCAATCAGCAGGTACTGCCAATCACCGAGCTGATCGACCGCATAGAAGCCAGCCTGGGGACAGCGGTACAGACCGCGGTAAAGCGCGCAGACGAGCAAGCCTTTGCCTTGGCCAACGGCCAGAACCTGATGTTCTGCGAAGACGCCGCACGACGCCTGCACAAGGCGCTACGGCAAATAGAGTGGAGCACGGCCTTCAAGCTGCGCGTGGAACATGCAGAAAGCCTGCATGCCCACGACGCTGTCGCGACCAGCCAGTGGCAATGGGATGTCAGCTGCGCGGCTTGACCGAACCGCAATCATTACCCAGCCACACGGCACGGGTGTTCATGCTGCCTTGCTGCTGAACACCCGAGGCGTTGAAGGTGCCATTGACCTGTGTGGTGAACTCCCGGTCACTGAGGAAAGTCGCCTGGCCACTGCCCTGTGCCTTGGGGCAACTGAACTGGAATTTCCACACATTGCCGGTGCGGTCGGTGATCTTCTGGGTACAACCTGACTTCGGGTCCTGCAGCGGGATATCGTTGGTTGCCACCTGTTCTGGCGTCAGGCACGAGCGCACCCCCTTGCCCCCAACAGTCACCCCCTGTTTGGCCAGCACCCCTTCCATCATCGCACGCTGCTCCGGCGGCAGGTTCTTCAACTGGCCGAGCATGAACTCCATGTCGGGTAACGGCTTGCCATCGACCTGCATGTTGCTGGTGGTCAGCTCCCACAAACCTGGCTGCAGCATCTGGGCATGCACCAGCGGGCTGCTCACACCTAGGGCCAACGCCAACAGTGGCAGACGAATCTTCATGGACGAACGCTCCTGGAAAAAAGCCGGCCAAGCGGGCCGGGCTGAGCCTTAGACGCCAAATCCACCCGCAGGTTGCAAGACGGACCGGGAACGTGTTCTGTTACTCAAGTGTACTCGGCCAGCAGGATGCATATGGACTACCACAGCCCCTACTTCTTCGGTTATCTACTCGGCCTGGTTCATCTGCTGGGTATCGTCGCCGCACTGCACGCACTGTTCACCGTGCGCACTGCCCAGGGCGCAATCGCCTGGGCGATGCCGTTGTTCTTCATCCCCTACCTCACCCTGATCCCTTACCTGATCTTCGGTGCCCGCTCGTTCTACGCCTATATCAAGGCCCGGCGACAGGCCAACCAGGAAATGCACGTGGCCATGGCCAACCTCAACTGGCGGCCTTGGGTAGAAGAAGCCCTCACCGCCCGCGAGTCGGAAAGCTATGCGGCCCTGCGCGCCATGCCCAAGCTCGGGCGCATGCCCTGCCTTGCCAACAACCAGGTGAAGCTGCTGATCGATGGCAAGGCGACATTCGATGCCATCTTCGCCGCCATCGAAAAAGCCCGCGCCGTGGTGCTGGTGCAGTTCTTCATCATCCATGACGACAGCCTGGGCAAGGCGTTGCAGCAACTGCTGCTGCGCAAAGCCGCCGAGGGGGTGCAGGTGTTCGTGCTGTACGACCGCGTCGGCAGCCATGCCTTGCCGGCCAGCTACAGCCAGCTACTGCGTGACGGTGGTGTACAGATCCATGCCTTCGCTACCCGTCGTGGCTGGTTCAACCGCTTCCAGGTGAACTTCCGCAACCACCGCAAGATCGTGGTGGTGGATGGCCTGCTCGGTTTCATCGGCGGGCATAACGTGGGCGATGAGTACCTTGGTGGCGACCCGCAGCTCTCACCCTGGCGCGACACCCATGTGCAGATCAGCGGGCCGGTGCTGGCCTGCCTGCAGGAGTCGTTCGCCGAGGACTGGTATTGGGCCGCGCGCCAGCTACCGCCGCTGATCCTGCCGGACGCCTACCCGGACAACGGCGTGCTGTGCCAAGCCTTGGCCAGCGGCCCGGCCGACCCACAGGAAACCTGCTCGCTGTTCTTTCTTGAGGCTATTCATTCAGCCACCCGGCGCGTGTGGATCACCAGCCCGTACTTCATCCCCGACGAGGCGGTGTTTGCCGCCCTGCGCCTGGCGGTACTGCGTGGGGTCGATGTGCGCGTGCTGATCCCGTCACGTCCAGACCATCGCATCGTCTATGCCGCCTCCAGTCTGTTCGCCTTCGAAGCGGTACGTGCGGGTGTACGCATGTTCCGCTATCAACCGGGCTTCCTGCACCAGAAGGTGGTGCTGGTGGATGACGATGTCAGTGCGATCGGCAGTGCCAACCTGGACAACCGCTCGTTCCGCCTGAACTTCGAGATCACCCTGCTGACGGTCGACCGCGGCTTCGCCGACCAGGTCGAGAACATGCTGATCAATGACTTTGAACAGGCACGGGAAATTACTGCAGAGGACAGCCGCGATACCCATCGGCTGCAGCAACTGGGGATGCGGATTGCGCGGCTGATTTCGCCGATTCTGTGATGCGTCTGCGCACCTCGCAAGGTATCGCGGCCCTTGTGGGAGCGGGTTTACCCGCGAAGACGTCAGTGGCTGTACCGACGCATTCGCGGGTAAACCCGCTCCCACAGGGTATGGTGTCGCGCTTGCGTGCTTGGTTGCAATTCAGCGATACAAGTCTTCACGCGTCCAGGGTAGATCATGGTGCCCATCGGCGTAGGGCTTCACGGCCAGTATCTGGTGCAGGTTGATCCAGCCCTTCTGGAAGGCATAGGCACACCCGGCCAGGTACAGGCGCCAGATGCGCAAGGTCTTCTCGGGCACTAGCGCCGCTGCCTTGTGCAACTGGTTCTCCAGGTTCTCGCTCCAGTGGTGCAAAGTCTTGGCGTAGTGCAAACGCAGGCTTTCCACGTCCACCACCTCCAGCCCCGCTTCACAGATGCTGGCGCTGATCATTGACAGGTGCGGCAGCTCGCCATGAGGGAACACGTAGCGGTCGATGAACTCGCCAGCGCCACGCCCGACCGGGCGGCCATCCACATGCTTGGCGGTGATACCGTGGTTCATCACCAGGCCCCCTTCCCTCACGGCTCCGAACAGTTTCTGGCTATACAGCGCCAGGTTGGCATGCCCGACATGCTCGAACATGCCAACGCTGACAACCTTGTCGAAGCGGCCATCCTGAGGCAGATCGCGGTAGTCGAGAATCTGCAGGTCGACCCTGTCGGCCAGCCCCTCGGCCTTGACCCGCTCGCGGCCGAGCTTGAGCTGCTCCTTGCTCAAGGTGATACCAAACACCTTGGCGCCATATTCGCGAGCAGCGAAACGCGCCAGCCCACCCCAGCCACAACCAACGTCGAGCAGGTAGTCACCGGCGTCCAGCCGCAGCTTGCGGCACAGGTGATCGAATTTGTCCTGCTGTGCCTGATCCAGCGTGTTGTCCGGCTCGCGGAAGTAGGCGCAGGAGTAGGCCATGTCCTGATCCAGCCAGAGCTGGTAGAACGCGTTGGAAACATCGTAATGGTAGGAAATGGCTTCAGCGTCGGTGCTCTTGTCATGGGCCCGCCGTTGCGGTGGGACGTTGTCCTCGTCGGTCAGTAGCGCTTCGCTCAGCTCATCACATACGCGGATGGCTTCACCAATGTCGCCTTCCAGCTCCAGCTTGCCTTCGACAAATGCCGTGCCCAGCTGGTCCATGCTCGGGTGGCTCAACTGGCTGATCAGCTGCGGCTCCTTGACCAGGATGGTGACCTGCGGGCTAGGCCCCAGATCGAACTGGTTACCGTCCCACAGTTTCAGCCGCAGCGGCAGATGCAGGCTCTGCAGTGCCGGTGGAAGTTGCGCAAGCATGAACGACCCTCCTGTCCGTATTTGGCCACGACGCCTTATATTTCGAACGTCGCCGGATCAGAGTAGTTCATTCGTGGGATGTTTCCTCTAAACCAGACCATGGTCTAGAACCGACTGATCTTATCCATACAGCAGATTGTATACAATTTTTGCATCTCAGCTTAACCTTGTGCCCCTCTTGCGCTTCTTCATCCTGGAGTTGAACCCATGAAATCCTATGACGTGGTGATCATCGGCGGTGGCCCTGGCGGCTACAACGCAGCCATCCGTGCCGGCCAGCTGGGCCTGAGCGTAGCCTGCGTGGAGGGCCGCTCGACCTTGGGTGGCACCTGCCTGAACGTGGGCTGCATGCCCTCCAAGGCGTTGCTGCATGCTTCCGAGCTGTACGAAGCCGCCAGCGGTGACGAGTTCGCCCACCTCGGTATCGAAGTCAAACCTACCCTAAACCTCGCCCAGATGATGAAACAGAAGGACGAGAGCGTGACCGGCCTGACCAAGGGCATCGAGTACCTGTTCCGCAAGAACAAGGTCGACTGGATCAAGGGCTGGGGCCGCCTGGATGGTGTCGGCAAGGTCGTGGTCAAGGCTGAGGACGGCAGCGAAACCGCATTGCAAGCCAAGGACATCGTCATTGCCACCGGCTCCGAGCCTACCCCGCTGCCGGGCGTGACCATCGACAACCAGCGCATCATCGACTCGACCGGCGCGCTGTCGCTGCCACAGGTGCCCAAGCACCTGGTCGTCATCGGCGCCGGCGTGATCGGCCTCGAGCTGGGTTCGGTATGGCGTCGCCTGGGCAGCCAGGTCACGGTCATCGAATACCTCGACCGCATCTGCCCAGGCACCGATGAAGAAACCGCCAGGACCCTGCAGAAGGCCTTGGCCAAGCAAGGCATGGTATTCAAGCTGGGCAGCAAGGTGACCCAGGCCAACGCCAGCGCCGATGGCGTGAGCCTGACCCTGGAGCCAGCCGCTGGCGGTACCGCAGAAACGCTGCAGGCTGACTACGTACTGGTCGCCATCGGTCGCCGCCCCTATACCAAAGGGCTGAACCTGGAAAGCGTGGGCCTGGAGACCGACAAGCGCGGCATGCTCGGCAACGACCACCACCGCACTGCCGTGCCGGGTATCTGGGTGATTGGCGACGTCACCTCCGGCCCGATGCTGGCGCACAAAGCCGAAGACGAAGCGGTGGCCTGCATCGAACGCATCGCCGGCAAGCCCCATGAGGTCAACTACAACCTTATCCCTGGTGTGATCTACACCCGCCCGGAGCTGGCCACCGTGGGCAAGACCGAAGAGCAGCTCAAGGCCGAAGGGCGTGCCTATAAAGTCGGCAAGTTCCCGTTCACGGCCAACAGCCGCGCCAAGATCAACCACGAGACCGAAGGCTTCGCCAAGGTCATCGCCGACGCCGAGACCGATGAAGTGCTGGGTGTGCACCTGGTGGGCCCAAGTGTCAGCGAGATGATTGGTGAGTTCTGCGTGGCCATGGAGTTCTCGGCCTCGGCGGAAGACATCGCCCTCACCTGCCACCCCCACCCCACCCGCTCCGAGGCCTTGCGCCAGGCAGCGATGAATGTGGACGGGATGGCGATGCAGATCTGATGCGAGATAGCCGTGGGCTGCATTGCAGCCCATCGCGACACAAGGCCGCTCCCACAGGGGAACGCGATTCCCTGTGGGAGCGGCCTTGTGTCGCGATGGGACGCGTGGATTTAGAGAATTAAAACTGTCGCAGAGGAGGCCCGCATCATGGGGCTCTTCCCCCATTACGAGGAAACCGCAAAGCTGTCGCAAATGGCGAAAATGCTCAGCCCACAGGTCGTGCTAGAGAATTAAAGCTGTCGCAGCCACTTACCACGCTACCTGCAGCACCATCGAGGCAGTCGCGGACCGAACGATCATTCACGATTCAGCAAGCGGAGGCTACTAGCTCGCGATCAGATCGCGCTGACCTCGTCATAGAACAGCTGGAACACAGGGTCGGTAGCCCGCAGCTCTCTCATGTCCAATTTCAAAAGCGCTTTGCTGTAGGCCTCGAAGCTCGGATAGCGTCTCCCATGCTCCCTAGTAAGCCCTAGCCAATGTCCGAGTCTGGGATGGATGATGACGGGCGCCCAATTGGTATAGGTGATGATTTCATCGAGCATCGACTTGGTGCCTTCGATATCGTTGTCACTATCCACCACAGCCAAAACCCTGACTTCGGGCTGACTCATCAGGAGGCTGTTAACGATTTTGGGAACACCGATCTTGCCCAATGCTGAAATCACCTCGATTTTCTTTGATGACGGTGAATGCTCCAGAATTCGCTGCGCGAGATGAGCCAGAACCTCTCTATCTGAGTCCCCCTCGCAGACAATAATGAGGTCAGCTGATGACGAGTCTGGTCGGCCAATCACCCTGTCTGTCATGCGATCGAAGTGAAGGCGTTCAACTGCCACTCCTTCCGTGCCAGCGCTTTCCACCAACTCGATTGCGGTCGGGTAGTACACCAATCCTTCTTCGGCAGCCTTACGCAGTTTGGCTTTCAAAATGGTCTTGAAGCCCTGTTTTCCAGCGATGGCGGCGTCTATATCCTCTTTGTTGAACAGGATCAGGTTCAGCGACTTCCCTGCTGTCAGCGCATCGACGGCATCCTCGGAATAGCCTGACATTGATATGAAGACACCAAGCGTACCAACGAGCTTACCGTCCACCTTGCCTTTAAACTGGTAAAGCGTGGAAGCAGGTATCGGATCTGCGTGCCATTTCGCTTCCAGCAGAATGAAGGTCCCGTCCAGGTAGAACGAGCCATCAATTTGCTCCCCCTTTGCTTTGTAGCTAGATCGAGGCTCTAGACCATCCGCGTCCAGTAGTCGCTTTAACACGCGCTCAAAATCGAACCCCCGCTTACGTTTCAGCGGCCCTGGGGCGTTGTCACTTAGTTGGCGAAGCTGTGCGTACTGCTCGGGGAGGGCTGGCTCCTGGCTCATGAATGCGTCCATCATTACGGGTAGGCTAGCCCCCAGTATGACGACGGCCCCTAGAGCAACGCTACCAATGGGCAAACCAGGGTTGTAACTGACTACAGCTTTGCGAAACGTTCTTCTTCATGACCATCACTTACCTCAAGCAGGAGCGGCGCACGGTCAACATGTTCGAGGCTGACCCGCAACAGCCCGCGGATGATTTCGGGCTTGCTGCTAGGGATCAGACCTAGTAGGCAGGTAGCAACTACCCCACAGCGCCACCGCCACCATAATCGCCATTAGCAAAAGCATCACAGGGGCGCCCTGAGCGCTCAACACAAAAGCTGCAGCAAATGGCCCTGCGGCCTGTGCGAGAAGCATGGGCCGCGCCAGTGCTCCCATCCGGGCGCCATATCCCTGGGGGCCAAAAAGCACCAACGGCAATGTGCCACGGGCGATGGTCAAAATCCCCATACCCGCGCCGTAAAGTGCCGCTCCAGGAAATGCCAGCCAAGGCACACCTGGGATAAACAGGCAGATGCCGATGAGGCTTACCA
This genomic interval carries:
- the cfaB gene encoding C17 cyclopropane fatty acid synthase CfaB, with the translated sequence MLAQLPPALQSLHLPLRLKLWDGNQFDLGPSPQVTILVKEPQLISQLSHPSMDQLGTAFVEGKLELEGDIGEAIRVCDELSEALLTDEDNVPPQRRAHDKSTDAEAISYHYDVSNAFYQLWLDQDMAYSCAYFREPDNTLDQAQQDKFDHLCRKLRLDAGDYLLDVGCGWGGLARFAAREYGAKVFGITLSKEQLKLGRERVKAEGLADRVDLQILDYRDLPQDGRFDKVVSVGMFEHVGHANLALYSQKLFGAVREGGLVMNHGITAKHVDGRPVGRGAGEFIDRYVFPHGELPHLSMISASICEAGLEVVDVESLRLHYAKTLHHWSENLENQLHKAAALVPEKTLRIWRLYLAGCAYAFQKGWINLHQILAVKPYADGHHDLPWTREDLYR
- the lpdA gene encoding dihydrolipoyl dehydrogenase, translated to MKSYDVVIIGGGPGGYNAAIRAGQLGLSVACVEGRSTLGGTCLNVGCMPSKALLHASELYEAASGDEFAHLGIEVKPTLNLAQMMKQKDESVTGLTKGIEYLFRKNKVDWIKGWGRLDGVGKVVVKAEDGSETALQAKDIVIATGSEPTPLPGVTIDNQRIIDSTGALSLPQVPKHLVVIGAGVIGLELGSVWRRLGSQVTVIEYLDRICPGTDEETARTLQKALAKQGMVFKLGSKVTQANASADGVSLTLEPAAGGTAETLQADYVLVAIGRRPYTKGLNLESVGLETDKRGMLGNDHHRTAVPGIWVIGDVTSGPMLAHKAEDEAVACIERIAGKPHEVNYNLIPGVIYTRPELATVGKTEEQLKAEGRAYKVGKFPFTANSRAKINHETEGFAKVIADAETDEVLGVHLVGPSVSEMIGEFCVAMEFSASAEDIALTCHPHPTRSEALRQAAMNVDGMAMQI
- a CDS encoding restriction endonuclease; the protein is MSQEPALPEQYAQLRQLSDNAPGPLKRKRGFDFERVLKRLLDADGLEPRSSYKAKGEQIDGSFYLDGTFILLEAKWHADPIPASTLYQFKGKVDGKLVGTLGVFISMSGYSEDAVDALTAGKSLNLILFNKEDIDAAIAGKQGFKTILKAKLRKAAEEGLVYYPTAIELVESAGTEGVAVERLHFDRMTDRVIGRPDSSSADLIIVCEGDSDREVLAHLAQRILEHSPSSKKIEVISALGKIGVPKIVNSLLMSQPEVRVLAVVDSDNDIEGTKSMLDEIITYTNWAPVIIHPRLGHWLGLTREHGRRYPSFEAYSKALLKLDMRELRATDPVFQLFYDEVSAI